The DNA segment TTCTTATGAGTTGGGAAATTATCAGCAAAGTGCTTTCTCAACCTCAGATGCTTTGGGAGGAATGGGAATTTACCAGAAAATTGCAAGTACATATGTATGATGCTTTTTATGCATAATTTGTCCGAAAGCAATAATAATCAGATTAATTTTCAGCTATACTTCTTCTGAGATATGGAATTTGTTGGTTCTGATTTAATTTCAATGAAATTGATTATTTTGTAATTCTAAAGAAAATTGGATTATTCTGtaaattctattattttattgttgtatAAAGGTAAATTCTTCTATCATTTGTTTTGATATATTCAAAATTAGAcacagaaattaaaaaaaaaaaaaaaaaatccactattCCAAGCCAACCCGCAGCCCAAGCTGACGGGTGCATCCAACCAGGTAGCCATGTTCAGGGAAAACAGCGGTTTCACCCACATTTTTACTCCTTGcgcaatggaaaaaaaaaaagaaaagcgaTTAAAGCCCAAAATGCCCATGTATCTCTTCATTTGCCATTAGAAGTATATGCACAAAACAGTCATTCCATCCACCCCTCACCAACCCAAAAATCCTGGTAACCACAGCCTCTGGTTTTCCCCCACACCTATGTCTTTTAAACAATGGGCACACTACTGCCGACTGCCCCTACGCTTACTGCTTACATTAGTTGAGGATGAGTGATGGGGCCAAGGCCAACTATGTAGGTGAATTCCCAATTATACCCACCTGAATCCGCCCTCAATCTGACCAATCCGAGGACAAACGTAATAATCATTCCAATTCAGATCAAGCAAACCCATGAAAACTGCTGGCCACAGCCTCTGGTTTTTTCCCAAACTTTGGGCACCCGATCCAAACCTATCTCTTTCTATAAAACCAACCCACCTTCacctcatcttcttcatcacAACACAAAACACTGGATTTACAGAGAGATCTTCAATATCCATTCACTACCCAGAATCAGGTCTTTTTATTGTTGATTGttgattgagttttggagaaagaaaattaaggagATGAGTCATATGGGGAAAGCCTGGATAGTGGCAACAAGCATGGGAGCAGTTGAGGCATTGAAGGATCAGGGCTTCTGCAGATGGAATTACACTATGAGGTCACTTCACCAGCATGCCAAGAACAACCTCAGGTCCTTTTCTCAAGCCAAGAAgctctcttcttcctcttctgcCATGGCTTCTAGCAGAGTGAGAGAAGACAAGGCAAAGAAATCAGAGGAGTCCTTGAGGGCTGTCATGTACTTGAGCTGTTGGGGACCCAACTGAGACCCACCAAAAATTAGTAGAGAGTTGTAAACATgtatgatgatttttttatgtatttttttgaaaaaaaatcagattAGGTATCAGAAATTCAGAATGATTGTTTTTTGCACTTTGTTTTTACATGCCATGGGATTTGGAGTTGGTTAGTTTTGACTGAGCATGAAAGGCAGGCCAgggttttaaagaattgaatCATTCACTGGAGATGGAATCTCTCTCAGAGAAATCCTTATTCTCTACAACCTTGGCAAATGGCAAGCCACTAAGagggaaaacacaaaaaataaaaataaaataaaataataataattgtagaGGAGATATTTGCCAATatataaaacttatatttttgtattattattgaataaattagattttatcATACACTTAAATAATGGAGATACAAATTCaatataatactttttttttggttaattttaaaAGGTTTCTAAGGAAATTAAGTCTTAATCAAACAACTTTTATTGATCTTTTACAATATGAATTTatctctttaaaataattttaatttagcaTTTAAAATTTTCCGTTGAACTTTTTCACCAAATGAGAAGTAAAAACGTAACAGAGGAATGCAGGACTTTAAAGTGAAGTTGTCTTTTTTTGAACAAGCTAACTTTAAGTCTCGTTTTTTAAGAGAACTTTTCatagaatttgaattatttatttaacgataaattttcatgattttttttttaaatttacaccATTTTGAAAGGGAAACTTGTATTTTGATGGAgcaatttggaaaatatatgatttttggAATCCAACTTCACGAAATCTGAAAACTAacttttaatgtgaaaaattatatatttttcatgcactCTAAGTCGGTTGCATATTTTTGTGCTAAGATTATTTTTAGGTTTAgtgattttccaaaattatcctttttgttttttttttttttctcttgtaccCATCATCTgcctctccctccctccccaGTGAAATTGGTTGGTATTTTGCCGACGTCATCACCAACCGCCACCCACACTTCTCTCCCGTTGGCAATCTCCTCCTttctccatttccttccctctttctctctctctttcattcCCTTTCGACATCACCAAGAGAGAAGAAGGCGGTGGCAATGGTGGAGAACCGGGGTTGGAGGGAAGAAGGTGCGACTGGTTGCCATTGACGGTGGCAACCAGTAACTCTCGCAGTCATTGACAACGGTGGTGGTGGAAGCACCTAAGTGGGGAGAGACGTCAAGGAGAGGTGGGAGGGAGGCGGACGAGGGGACCACGTCTTTCCCTACGCTGGTGCTTTCGCCGTCGCCACTGTCAATAATCGTGAGAGTTGTTGGTTGCTGTTTGTCGCGCCTTCTTCCCTCTAGCCCTGGTTCTCCACCATTGCCACTGCCCTCTTCTCTCTTGATGATGTCGAAAGGAAAtgaaagagataaagaaagagGGAAGGGAATCGGAGAGGGGGAAATTAATGATCGGAGAAATGTGTGAGTGACGGCCGATTTCACAAGGGAGGGAGGAAGAGGCGGATGGTGGTGGGTATaggaggaaaataaacaaaaaggatCACTTTGGAAAATCACTAAATCCAAAGGTAATCTCGACACAAAATATGTAGCCGGTTCAGagtgcatgaaaaatatataattttccatattgaaaattgaattttagattTCATAAAGTTGGATTCTAAAAAccatatatttcttaaatttccTCATCAAAACATAAGTCTgcattttgaaaaggaaaaacccAATGAAATATGTTCGTACTTCGTATAGACCGTGGAGTGGGGtgtgaaaaaaacaaagaaatagaCACGTGCTTGAAATCCGGCCGTGCACATTACCCCATTGGAAAACAGCGGTTTCATCCTCCTTACTCTTTGAGCGTTGAGTGGATTcacaaacaaaacaatgggCACGTACTGCGGACTGCCCCACACCAACACTGAGGGCCAACTATGTAGGTGAATACCCAATTATACCTACATGAATCAGCCGTCAATCTTACAAATCCAAGGGCAAAGTAGTCATTCCAATTCAAACCAAACCAAGCCATGATTC comes from the Vitis vinifera cultivar Pinot Noir 40024 chromosome 12, ASM3070453v1 genome and includes:
- the LOC100240803 gene encoding uncharacterized protein LOC100240803, whose translation is MSHMGKAWIVATSMGAVEALKDQGFCRWNYTMRSLHQHAKNNLRSFSQAKKLSSSSSAMASSRVREDKAKKSEESLRAVMYLSCWGPN